The following are from one region of the Bradyrhizobium sediminis genome:
- the pepT gene encoding peptidase T, producing the protein MVSPSVASPLGFTHTVTERFLRYVVIDTQSDPASPSCPSTEKQKDLGRLLASELQAMGLRDAHLDEHGYVYATIPANTDKQVPVICFCSHMDTSPDCTGKDVKPQIMRNYRGGDIVLPADPTQVIRAADHPALRDQIGNDIITTDGTTLLGADNKAGLAEIMDAAHFLIHNPQIKHGAIKILFTPDEEIGRGVDKADLKKLGADFAYTIDGETAGNIEDETFSADSATITIEGVSTHPGFAKGKMEHAIKIAAGIVERLPKTTCSPETTEGKQGFLHPISISGALEQATIGFIVRDFTEAGLKEKEALLEGIVKDVMKGFPRSTYRLEVKQQYRNMKQVIDRHPEIIDNAMEAIRRTGLTPVKTSIRGGTDGSRLSFMGLPCPNIFAGEHAFHSRLEWVSVQDMEKAMQTIVHLAMIWEERA; encoded by the coding sequence GTGGTTTCGCCCTCTGTAGCTTCGCCGTTGGGATTCACGCACACCGTGACCGAGCGCTTTCTGCGCTACGTCGTCATCGACACCCAGTCGGACCCGGCCTCCCCCAGTTGCCCTTCCACCGAAAAGCAGAAAGACCTGGGCCGCCTGCTGGCAAGCGAGTTGCAGGCGATGGGGCTGCGCGACGCCCATCTCGACGAACACGGTTACGTCTATGCGACGATCCCGGCGAATACCGACAAGCAGGTTCCGGTAATCTGCTTCTGCTCGCACATGGACACCTCGCCCGATTGCACCGGCAAGGACGTCAAGCCGCAGATCATGCGGAACTACCGCGGCGGCGACATCGTGCTGCCCGCCGACCCCACGCAGGTGATCCGCGCCGCCGATCATCCCGCGCTGAGGGATCAGATCGGCAACGACATCATCACCACTGACGGCACGACCCTGTTAGGCGCCGACAACAAGGCCGGCCTCGCCGAAATCATGGATGCGGCGCATTTTTTGATCCACAATCCCCAGATCAAGCACGGCGCCATCAAAATCCTGTTCACACCCGACGAAGAGATCGGCCGCGGCGTCGACAAGGCCGACCTGAAAAAGCTCGGCGCCGATTTTGCCTATACCATCGACGGTGAAACCGCGGGAAATATCGAGGACGAAACCTTTTCCGCCGACAGCGCCACCATCACCATCGAGGGCGTCAGCACCCATCCGGGCTTTGCCAAGGGCAAGATGGAGCACGCGATCAAGATCGCAGCCGGCATCGTCGAGCGCCTGCCCAAGACCACCTGTTCGCCCGAAACCACCGAAGGCAAGCAAGGCTTTCTGCATCCGATCAGCATTTCAGGCGCTTTAGAGCAAGCCACGATCGGCTTCATCGTGCGCGACTTCACTGAGGCCGGCCTGAAAGAGAAGGAAGCCCTGCTGGAAGGCATCGTCAAGGACGTGATGAAGGGCTTTCCGCGCTCGACCTACCGGCTCGAGGTCAAGCAGCAGTATCGCAACATGAAGCAGGTGATCGATCGCCACCCTGAAATCATCGACAATGCGATGGAAGCGATCCGCCGCACCGGGCTCACGCCGGTGAAGACATCCATCCGCGGCGGCACCGACGGCTCGCGGCTGTCGTTCATGGGACTGCCCTGCCCCAACATTTTCGCCGGCGAGCACGCGTTTCATTCGCGGCTGGAATGGGTCAGCGTGCAGGACATGGAAAAAGCCATGCAGACCATCGTGCATCTCGCGATGATCTGGGAAGAGCGGGCCTGA
- a CDS encoding HU family DNA-binding protein: MAKKAATPTTVTLKHLAAAIAEEQELSKKQAESILNDLVTRITKHLKKGERIRIVGLGILQVRKRAARMGRNPATGEAIHIKASKKVAFRAAKELKEAV; the protein is encoded by the coding sequence ATGGCGAAGAAAGCAGCGACCCCGACCACCGTGACGCTCAAGCATCTGGCGGCGGCGATCGCCGAGGAGCAGGAATTGTCCAAGAAGCAGGCCGAATCGATCCTGAACGACCTGGTCACCCGGATCACCAAGCACCTGAAAAAGGGCGAACGCATCCGTATCGTCGGTCTCGGCATCCTGCAGGTGCGCAAGCGCGCCGCCCGTATGGGCCGCAATCCCGCCACCGGCGAAGCCATCCACATCAAGGCCAGCAAGAAGGTCGCCTTCCGCGCGGCCAAGGAACTCAAGGAAGCCGTCTGA
- a CDS encoding NADH-quinone oxidoreductase subunit A translates to MTGILQNYLPLVVFIGVAALIGLALLIAPFLLAFQQPDPEKLSAYECGFNAFDDARMKFDVRFYLVAILFIIFDLEVAFLFPWAVAFGKLGATGFWSMVVFLAVLTVGFAYEWKKGALEWD, encoded by the coding sequence ATGACCGGCATTCTGCAGAATTACCTTCCCCTTGTGGTGTTTATCGGGGTCGCGGCCCTGATCGGTTTGGCGCTGCTGATCGCTCCCTTCCTTCTGGCCTTCCAGCAGCCCGACCCGGAAAAGCTGTCCGCCTATGAATGCGGATTCAACGCTTTTGACGATGCCCGCATGAAGTTCGACGTCCGGTTCTATCTGGTGGCGATCCTCTTCATCATCTTCGACCTCGAAGTGGCATTCCTGTTCCCCTGGGCGGTGGCGTTCGGGAAACTTGGGGCCACCGGTTTCTGGTCCATGGTGGTTTTCCTCGCCGTCCTCACCGTCGGCTTTGCCTATGAATGGAAGAAAGGCGCGCTCGAATGGGATTGA
- a CDS encoding NuoB/complex I 20 kDa subunit family protein has translation MGLSPTAATPGFAPAVAPAATGILDPRTGRPVGANDPYFLEVNHELSDKGFFVTATDDLITWARTGSLMWMTFGLACCAVEMMQMSMPRYDAERFGFAPRASPRQSDVMIVAGTLTNKMAPALRKVYDQMPEPRYVISMGSCANGGGYYHYSYSVVRGCDRIVPIDIYVPGCPPTAEALLYGVMLLQKKIRRTGTIER, from the coding sequence ATGGGATTGAGCCCCACCGCCGCAACGCCGGGATTTGCACCAGCGGTAGCACCTGCCGCCACAGGCATCCTCGACCCGCGCACCGGCCGGCCGGTCGGCGCCAACGACCCGTATTTTCTCGAGGTCAATCACGAACTGTCCGACAAGGGCTTCTTCGTCACCGCCACCGATGACCTGATCACCTGGGCGCGTACGGGATCGCTGATGTGGATGACGTTCGGTCTCGCATGCTGCGCGGTCGAGATGATGCAGATGTCGATGCCGCGCTACGATGCCGAACGGTTCGGCTTTGCGCCGCGCGCATCGCCGCGGCAGTCCGATGTGATGATCGTCGCCGGCACCCTGACCAACAAGATGGCCCCGGCGCTACGCAAGGTCTACGACCAGATGCCGGAGCCGCGCTACGTCATCTCGATGGGATCGTGCGCTAATGGCGGCGGCTACTATCACTATTCCTATTCGGTGGTGCGCGGCTGCGACCGCATCGTGCCCATCGACATCTACGTGCCCGGCTGCCCGCCGACGGCGGAAGCGCTGCTTTACGGCGTGATGCTGCTGCAGAAGAAGATCCGGCGCACCGGAACCATCGAACGCTAA
- a CDS encoding NADH-quinone oxidoreductase subunit C — protein MDDGRLDALGQTIVGALAGAAIDHKVAFNQLTVTVQAGKIVDVVKFLRDDPGCRFVSLIDVTAVDYPGREKRFDVIYHFLSPTLNERIRLRAEADEATQVPSIIEEFPGADWFERETYDLYGVIFTGHPDMRRLLTDYGFDGHPLRKDFPLTGFVEVRYDDQEKRVVYEPVRLNQEFRKFDFLSPWEGADYPVLPGDEKAGPKV, from the coding sequence ATGGACGACGGCAGGCTCGACGCCCTGGGGCAGACGATCGTTGGCGCACTTGCGGGCGCCGCGATCGACCACAAGGTCGCGTTCAATCAGCTTACGGTGACGGTGCAGGCCGGCAAGATCGTCGATGTCGTCAAGTTCCTGCGCGACGATCCCGGTTGCCGCTTCGTCAGCCTGATCGACGTCACCGCGGTAGACTATCCCGGCCGCGAAAAGCGCTTCGACGTGATCTATCACTTCCTGTCCCCGACGCTGAACGAGCGCATCCGCCTGCGCGCGGAAGCCGATGAGGCCACCCAGGTGCCTTCGATCATCGAGGAGTTCCCTGGCGCCGACTGGTTCGAGCGCGAGACCTACGATCTCTACGGCGTGATCTTCACCGGCCATCCGGACATGCGGCGGCTGTTGACCGACTACGGCTTCGACGGCCATCCGCTGCGCAAGGATTTCCCGCTCACCGGCTTTGTCGAGGTGCGCTACGACGACCAGGAGAAGCGGGTGGTCTACGAACCCGTCCGCCTCAACCAGGAATTCCGCAAATTCGATTTCCTCTCGCCGTGGGAAGGCGCGGACTATCCCGTCCTGCCGGGCGATGAGAAGGCGGGGCCGAAGGTCTGA
- a CDS encoding NADH-quinone oxidoreductase subunit D encodes MNEQSQNLRNFTINFGPQHPAAHGVLRLVLELDGEVIARVDPHIGLLHRGTEKLIEHKTYLQAIPYFDRLDYVAPMNQEHAFCLAAEKLLGISVPRRGQLIRVLYCEIGRILSHLLNVTTQAMDVGALTPPLWGFEEREKLMVFYERASGSRMHAAYFRIGGVHQDLPPKLIDDIDAWCDPFLQVVADLETLLTGNRIFKQRNVDIGVVTLKQAWEWGFSGVMVRGSGAAWDLRKAQPYECYAEMDFDIPIGKNGDCYDRYCIRMEEMRQSVRIMKQCIAKLRAPDGQGPVVVEDNKIAPPRRGEMKRSMEALIHHFKLYTEGFHVPAGEVYAAVEAPKGEFGVYLVADGGNKPYKCKIRAPGFAHLQAMDFICKGHLLADVSAILGSLDIVFGEVDR; translated from the coding sequence ATGAACGAGCAAAGCCAAAATCTTCGCAACTTCACGATTAACTTCGGGCCGCAGCATCCGGCGGCGCACGGCGTGCTGCGTCTGGTGCTCGAGCTCGACGGTGAAGTGATCGCCCGCGTCGATCCGCATATTGGGCTGTTGCATCGCGGCACCGAAAAGCTGATCGAGCACAAGACCTATCTGCAGGCGATCCCGTATTTCGACCGGCTCGATTATGTCGCGCCGATGAACCAGGAGCACGCGTTCTGCCTCGCGGCGGAGAAGCTGCTCGGCATATCGGTGCCGCGCCGCGGACAGCTGATCCGGGTGCTGTACTGCGAGATCGGCCGCATCCTGTCGCATCTGCTCAACGTCACCACGCAGGCGATGGACGTCGGCGCGCTGACCCCGCCGCTGTGGGGCTTCGAAGAGCGCGAAAAGCTGATGGTATTCTACGAGCGCGCCTCCGGCAGCCGCATGCATGCGGCCTATTTCCGCATCGGCGGCGTGCACCAGGACCTGCCGCCGAAACTGATCGACGATATCGATGCCTGGTGCGATCCGTTCCTGCAGGTGGTCGCCGATCTCGAGACGCTGCTCACCGGCAACCGCATCTTCAAGCAGCGCAACGTCGACATCGGCGTGGTGACGCTGAAGCAGGCCTGGGAATGGGGTTTTTCGGGCGTGATGGTGCGCGGCTCCGGCGCGGCCTGGGATCTGCGCAAGGCGCAGCCCTATGAGTGCTACGCCGAGATGGATTTCGATATTCCGATCGGCAAGAACGGCGATTGCTACGACCGCTACTGCATCCGCATGGAAGAGATGCGCCAGTCGGTGCGCATCATGAAGCAGTGCATCGCCAAGCTGCGCGCTCCGGACGGGCAGGGGCCGGTTGTGGTCGAGGACAACAAGATCGCGCCGCCGCGCCGCGGCGAGATGAAGCGCTCGATGGAAGCGCTGATCCATCACTTCAAGCTCTACACCGAAGGCTTCCACGTGCCGGCCGGCGAGGTCTATGCCGCGGTCGAGGCGCCGAAGGGCGAGTTCGGCGTCTATCTGGTCGCCGACGGCGGCAACAAGCCCTACAAATGCAAGATCCGCGCGCCGGGCTTTGCCCATCTGCAGGCGATGGATTTCATCTGCAAGGGCCATCTCTTGGCCGACGTCTCCGCCATCCTCGGCTCGCTCGATATCGTGTTCGGAGAGGTCGATCGGTGA